The following are encoded together in the Glycine soja cultivar W05 chromosome 5, ASM419377v2, whole genome shotgun sequence genome:
- the LOC114413376 gene encoding uncharacterized protein LOC114413376: MGQELELDLDDKSSVGLSPNTVLPPHQYCVNVKKRSKKGKPTGKDDFFTLKEGFAGIKFARFRSSSCKSHLSRPHELEGNTETRRSSMYQSSEEVKSIKKMGTMVEGRRKIEISRRSDTSFVGSIVDSLCGSDDEGSGLRSSEISRSRTCKAPDSPNSFIEICINSDVKNKNSATVQGRESINLKSRSDKVSDSVINGNYHVEKDMVHWLQKSLSAKAGISRMPSPLGSDCSSRSSPKVQVTHCRKRLNHFTKSKSLRSPVSKIQENSEIKSNGIANIARHRTYQKSLLNDLSNKGKHSDIISEFISREIQYSGIASSPVHLHGNLKMENKHGVLFFEFKVKCPEDVFVAKTWRTGNAFNWVYTFHSIDNRKKSNANGLGSHDFDKDSSIVAQMLVSCNLGSELEDKVFDNSMVTEFVLYDFTHSRQSVSREKKSFCELDGSKTPKASHVGLKEETLGLDGNHVVKNKLQDKPLSSSVEFDDLNSYPYLSTECYPNLEIAAIVLQIPFSKRESLKYKRGERKSAKECSNRSDLSAVKDRKSLHYDQIQEQVKVVIPTGNHGLPNAESQAPSSLLDRLRHGGGCDCGGWDMACPLILLGNPTIQFAEDCSLMEEHQPLELFVQGAKGSSPTFSMTRIEEGHYAVDFHAQLSTLQAFSICVAILHGTSAFSNASHEKNQQLSQCSSLKMLLEEDVDFFFKSVTTEKETGCKNQKGLPRSYVLNPPFSPIARV, encoded by the exons ATGGGACAAGAGTTGGAGCTGGATCTTGATGACAAGTCTTCAGTGGGTTTGAGTCCCAATACTGTTCTTCCACCTCATCAATACTGTGTGAATGTGAAGAAGAGATCTAAAAAGGGAAAACCCACTGggaaagatgatttttttactCTCAAGGAGGGCTTTGCTGGGATCAAATTTGCTCGCTTCCGCAGTTCTTCATGTAAGAGCCATCTCTCTAGACCTCATGAATTGGAAGGTAATACAGAAACCAGGCGCAGTTCCATGTATCAGAGTTCAGAGGAagtgaaaagtataaaaaaaatgggcACCATGGTAGAGGGAAggagaaaaatagaaatttcaaGGAGGAGTGACACCTCTTTCGTAGGTAGCATTGTTGATTCTTTATGTGGTTCAGATGATGAAGGTTCTGGGCTGAGATCTTCAGAGATATCCAGGTCCAGGACTTGCAAGGCGCCAGACTCTCCAAATAGCTTTATTGAAATCTGTATAAATTCAGATGTTAAAAATAAGAACTCTGCCACAGTACAAGGGAGAGAATCTATAAATTTGAAGTCCAGAAGTGACAAAGTTTCTGATTCTGTAATCAATGGCAATTATCATGTTGAAAAGGACATGGTCCACTGGCTGCAAAAGTCACTCTCAGCTAAGGCAGGGATCTCTCGCATGCCATCTCCATTAGGAAGTGATTGCTCATCGAGATCAAGTCCAAAAGTCCAAGTCACCCATTGCAGGAAAAGGTTGAATCATTTCACAAAGTCAAAATCATTGAGAAGTCCAGTGAGTAAGATACAGGAAAATAGTGAGATCAAATCAAATGGCATAGCAAACATTGCAAGACATAGGACTTATCAAAAATCATTGCTAAATGACTTATCCAACAAAGGAAAGCATTCTGACATTATTTCTGAATTTATCAGCAGAGAAATCCAGTATTCAGGTATAGCTTCTTCACCAGTTCATCTGCATGGCAATCTCAAAATGGAAAATAAACATGGAGTGCTGTTTTTTGAGTTCAAGGTGAAGTGCCCTGAAGATGTGTTTGTGGCCAAGACATGGAGAACAGGTAATGCTTTCAACTGGGTGTATACTTTTCACTCAATTGATAATAGAAAGAAGAGCAATGCCAATGGGTTGGGATCCCATGATTTTGACAAAGATTCCTCAATAGTAGCACAGATGCTAGTTTCCTGTAATTTAGGTTCTGAACTAGAAGACAAAGTATTTGACAACTCTATGGTGACAGAATTTGTGTTGTATGATTTTACACACTCAAGGCAGAGTGTTTCGCGTGAAAAAAAGTCTTTCTGTGAACTAGATGGTTCTAAAACTCCAAAAGCTTCCCATGTTGGATTGAAGGAGGAAACTTTGGGGCTGGATGGGAACCATGTGGTCAAAAATAAACTTCAAGACAAGCCTCTATCAAGCAGTGTTGAATTTGATGATTTAAATTCTTATCCTTACCTGTCCACTGAATGCTATCCAAACCTTGAAATTGCTGCCATTGTCTTGCAAATTCCGTTTTCTAAGAGAGAAAGCTTGAAGTACAAAagaggagaaagaaaaagtgCTAAAGAATGTTCCAACAGAAGTGATCTCTCTGCAGTAAAAGATAGAAAAAGTCTTCATTATGACCAAATCCAGGAACAGGTAAAGGTGGTAATACCAACTGGCAATCATGGTTTGCCAAATGCTGAAAGCCAGGCTCCCTCGTCATTACTTGATCGACTGAGGCATGGTGGAGGTTGTGACTGTGGTGGCTGGGACATGGCCTGTCCCCTTATTCTTTTAGGCAATCCTACTATTCAATTTGCCGAAGACTGCTCACTCATGGAGGAACATCAACCATTGGAACTTTTTGTTCAG GGAGCAAAAGGAAGCAGTCCTACCTTCAGCATGACAAGAATTGAAGAGGGGCATTATGCTGTTGATTTTCATGCACAATTATCCACTTTACAAGCATTCTCCATCTGTGTTGCCATTTTGCATGGAACTTCTGCCTTCAGCAATGCAAGTCACGAGAAAAACCAACAGTTATCTCAGTGCAGTTCACTGAAAATGCTACTTGAGGAGGatgttgatttctttttcaaatcagTCACAACTGAGAAGGAGACTGGTTGCAAGAATCAGAAAGGACTTCCTCGATCCTATGTGCTGAACCCGCCTTTTTCTCCTATTGCACGCGTATAA
- the LOC114413378 gene encoding uncharacterized protein LOC114413378 isoform X1, translating to MSGCNKSPKNGQQSFKYWRIQHGGASSEAVLSCVDYSPSLSTNENKQCYGSSQPKSPQILSTSQLISAIGLIWDSASRPLSVLLSKETVNQDDKGFQKEKILDSVDERKNDLVYASTDIKYYPVTEGGAQIVQGKLDFPKVMQKISVLDSSNESQDYIDSLFKRCLLASDKTTNKDWKEMELRREEMSCKSGNVYWWVGRNITKALNCQVDVAQPEIPESNAPVAGGNISVDTSTPALANESDVSSPNSITHETQSLYNAATLNTRIVSPLCSDYFLQAVPDTCQILSSSICADYHINSLASYNSASNQCQHEIDDNKSLEIQRRHFLDIADDEPKVQTSATHLKPCNYQAKQEHVFSGALAGICVSLCLHPVDTIKTVIQACRAEHRSIFYIGKSIVSDRGLLGLYRGITTNIACSAPISAVYTFSYESVKAALLPHLPKEYYSFAHCMGGGCASIATSFIFTPSERIKQQMQVGSHYRNCWDVLVGIIRNGGFSSLYAGWRAVLCRNVPHSIIKFYTYESLKQVMPSSIQPNTFQTLVCGGLAGSTAALFTTPFDVIKTRLQTQIPGSANQYDSVLHALYKISKSEGFKGLYRGLIPRLIMYMSQGSLFFASYEFFKRTFSLEASHPTDLCIQDNDGNAEE from the exons ATGTCTGGATGCAATAAATCACCCAAAAATGGTCAACAATCATTCAAATATTGGCGGATTCAACACGGAGGGGCATCCTCTGAGGCCGTTCTTTCTTGTGTAGATTATTCGCCATCTCTTTCCACCAATGAGAACAAGCAATGCTATGGAAGTTCTCAACCAAAGTCCCCTCAGATACTGAGCACATCTCAGCTCATCTCGGCTATAGGCCTGATATGGGATTCTGCCAGTCGCCCGCTTTCGGTTTTACTTTCGAAGGAAACTGTGAATCAGGATGATAAAGGATTCCAGAAAGAGAAAATTCTGGATAGCGTTGATGAGAGAAAAAATGATTTGGTATATGCTTCAACCGACATTAAGTACTATCCTGTTACTGAGGGAGGTGCACAGATTGTGCAGGGAAAATTGGATTTCCCTAAGGTAATGCAGAAGATATCAGTACTTGACTCTTCTAATGAAAGTCAAGATTATATTGATTCTTTATTCAAGAGGTGTTTGCTGGCTAGTGATAAAACTACAAATAAAGATTGGAAAGAAATGGAACTTAGGAGGGAGGAAATGTCTTGTAAATCAGGAAATGTATATTGGTGGGTAGGTAGGAATATTACTAAGGCGCTAAATTGTCAAGTGGATGTTGCCCAACCTGAGATCCCGGAATCTAATGCTCCAGTTGCTGGGGGTAACATTTCAGTAGATACAAGCACCCCTGCATTGGCTAATGAGAGTGACGTGTCTAGTCCTAATTCAATCACACATGAAACTCAATCATTATATAATGCTGCAACTCTGAACACAAGAATAGTTAGCCCTCTTTGTTCAGACTATTTTCTTCAAGCTGTGCCTGATACTTGTCAGATCCTTTCTTCTAGTATCTGTGCGGACTATCATATTAACTCTCTAGCTTCATATAATAGTGCTTCTAATCAGTGCCAACATGAGATTGATGATAACAAATCTCTGGAAATCCAAAGAAGGCATTTCTTGGATATAGCTGATGATGAACCTAAGGTTCAGACCTCTGCAACCCATCTAAAACCTTGTAATTACCAAGCCAAGCAAGAACATGTTTTTTCTGGGGCGTTAGCTGGTATATGTGTCAGCCTTTGTCTGCATCCTGTTGACACAATTAAGACAGTCATTCAAGCATGCCGTGCTGAACACAGGTCCATCTTTTACATTGGGAAGTCAATTGTTTCTGATAGAG GTTTGCTTGGACTGTATCGTGGAATTACCACAAACATTGCATGTTCAGCTCCAATTTCTGCAGTTTATACTTTCTCCTATGAATCAGTTAAAGCAGCTTTGCTTCCTCATCTTCCAAAG GAGTATTATTCTTTTGCCCATTGCATGGGAGGTGGTTGTGCAAGCATTGCCACCTCTTTCATTTTTACTCCCAGTGAGCGAATAAAGCAGCAGATGCAAGTTGGTTCTCATTATCGCAACTGCTG GGATGTATTGGTTGGAATTATCAGAAATGGTGGTTTTTCCTCCCTATATGCAGGTTGGAGAGCTGTACTATGCCGGAACGTTCCACATTCAATTATCAAG TTTTACACATATGAAAGCTTGAAGCAAGTGATGCCATCTAGTATTCAACCCAACACATTTCAGACT TTAGTGTGTGGAGGATTAGCTGGATCTACGGCTGCTTTATTCACAACCCCTTTTGATGTGATCAAGACTAGATTACAGACACAG ATTCCTGGGTCTGCAAATCAATATGATAGTGTGCTCCATGCACTTTACAAAATTAGTAAGAGTGAAGGATTTAAGGGCCTGTACAG GGGGTTGATTCCGAGGTTGATTATGTACATGTCTCAAGGATCACTGTTCTTTGCTTCATATGAATTTTTCAAGAGGACATTTTCTCTGGAAGCATCACATCCCACTGATTTATGCATTCAGGACAATGACGGGAATGCTGAAGAGTGA
- the LOC114413378 gene encoding uncharacterized protein LOC114413378 isoform X3, which produces MSGCNKSPKNGQQSFKYWRIQHGGASSEAVLSCVDYSPSLSTNENKQCYGSSQPKSPQILSTSQLISAIGLIWDSASRPLSVLLSKETVNQDDKGFQKEKILDSVDERKNDLVYASTDIKYYPVTEGGAQIVQGKLDFPKVMQKISVLDSSNESQDYIDSLFKRCLLASDKTTNKDWKEMELRREEMSCKSGNVYWWVGRNITKALNCQVDVAQPEIPESNAPVAGGNISVDTSTPALANESDVSSPNSITHETQSLYNAATLNTRIVSPLCSDYFLQAVPDTCQILSSSICADYHINSLASYNSASNQCQHEIDDNKSLEIQRRHFLDIADDEPKVQTSATHLKPCNYQAKQEHVFSGALAGICVSLCLHPVDTIKTVIQACRAEHRSIFYIGKSIVSDRGLLGLYRGITTNIACSAPISAVYTFSYESVKAALLPHLPKEYYSFAHCMGGGCASIATSFIFTPSERIKQQMQVGSHYRNCWDVLVGIIRNGGFSSLYAGWRAVLCRNVPHSIIKFYTYESLKQVMPSSIQPNTFQTCVED; this is translated from the exons ATGTCTGGATGCAATAAATCACCCAAAAATGGTCAACAATCATTCAAATATTGGCGGATTCAACACGGAGGGGCATCCTCTGAGGCCGTTCTTTCTTGTGTAGATTATTCGCCATCTCTTTCCACCAATGAGAACAAGCAATGCTATGGAAGTTCTCAACCAAAGTCCCCTCAGATACTGAGCACATCTCAGCTCATCTCGGCTATAGGCCTGATATGGGATTCTGCCAGTCGCCCGCTTTCGGTTTTACTTTCGAAGGAAACTGTGAATCAGGATGATAAAGGATTCCAGAAAGAGAAAATTCTGGATAGCGTTGATGAGAGAAAAAATGATTTGGTATATGCTTCAACCGACATTAAGTACTATCCTGTTACTGAGGGAGGTGCACAGATTGTGCAGGGAAAATTGGATTTCCCTAAGGTAATGCAGAAGATATCAGTACTTGACTCTTCTAATGAAAGTCAAGATTATATTGATTCTTTATTCAAGAGGTGTTTGCTGGCTAGTGATAAAACTACAAATAAAGATTGGAAAGAAATGGAACTTAGGAGGGAGGAAATGTCTTGTAAATCAGGAAATGTATATTGGTGGGTAGGTAGGAATATTACTAAGGCGCTAAATTGTCAAGTGGATGTTGCCCAACCTGAGATCCCGGAATCTAATGCTCCAGTTGCTGGGGGTAACATTTCAGTAGATACAAGCACCCCTGCATTGGCTAATGAGAGTGACGTGTCTAGTCCTAATTCAATCACACATGAAACTCAATCATTATATAATGCTGCAACTCTGAACACAAGAATAGTTAGCCCTCTTTGTTCAGACTATTTTCTTCAAGCTGTGCCTGATACTTGTCAGATCCTTTCTTCTAGTATCTGTGCGGACTATCATATTAACTCTCTAGCTTCATATAATAGTGCTTCTAATCAGTGCCAACATGAGATTGATGATAACAAATCTCTGGAAATCCAAAGAAGGCATTTCTTGGATATAGCTGATGATGAACCTAAGGTTCAGACCTCTGCAACCCATCTAAAACCTTGTAATTACCAAGCCAAGCAAGAACATGTTTTTTCTGGGGCGTTAGCTGGTATATGTGTCAGCCTTTGTCTGCATCCTGTTGACACAATTAAGACAGTCATTCAAGCATGCCGTGCTGAACACAGGTCCATCTTTTACATTGGGAAGTCAATTGTTTCTGATAGAG GTTTGCTTGGACTGTATCGTGGAATTACCACAAACATTGCATGTTCAGCTCCAATTTCTGCAGTTTATACTTTCTCCTATGAATCAGTTAAAGCAGCTTTGCTTCCTCATCTTCCAAAG GAGTATTATTCTTTTGCCCATTGCATGGGAGGTGGTTGTGCAAGCATTGCCACCTCTTTCATTTTTACTCCCAGTGAGCGAATAAAGCAGCAGATGCAAGTTGGTTCTCATTATCGCAACTGCTG GGATGTATTGGTTGGAATTATCAGAAATGGTGGTTTTTCCTCCCTATATGCAGGTTGGAGAGCTGTACTATGCCGGAACGTTCCACATTCAATTATCAAG TTTTACACATATGAAAGCTTGAAGCAAGTGATGCCATCTAGTATTCAACCCAACACATTTCAGACT TGTGTGGAGGATTAG
- the LOC114413378 gene encoding uncharacterized protein LOC114413378 isoform X4 → MSGCNKSPKNGQQSFKYWRIQHGGASSEAVLSCVDYSPSLSTNENKQCYGSSQPKSPQILSTSQLISAIGLIWDSASRPLSVLLSKETVNQDDKGFQKEKILDSVDERKNDLVYASTDIKYYPVTEGGAQIVQGKLDFPKVMQKISVLDSSNESQDYIDSLFKRCLLASDKTTNKDWKEMELRREEMSCKSGNVYWWVGRNITKALNCQVDVAQPEIPESNAPVAGGNISVDTSTPALANESDVSSPNSITHETQSLYNAATLNTRIVSPLCSDYFLQAVPDTCQILSSSICADYHINSLASYNSASNQCQHEIDDNKSLEIQRRHFLDIADDEPKVQTSATHLKPCNYQAKQEHVFSGALAGICVSLCLHPVDTIKTVIQACRAEHRSIFYIGKSIVSDRGLLGLYRGITTNIACSAPISAVYTFSYESVKAALLPHLPKEYYSFAHCMGGGCASIATSFIFTPSERIKQQMQVGSHYRNCWDVLVGIIRNGGFSSLYAGWRAVLCRNVPHSIIKFYTYESLKQVMPSSIQPNTFQTVS, encoded by the exons ATGTCTGGATGCAATAAATCACCCAAAAATGGTCAACAATCATTCAAATATTGGCGGATTCAACACGGAGGGGCATCCTCTGAGGCCGTTCTTTCTTGTGTAGATTATTCGCCATCTCTTTCCACCAATGAGAACAAGCAATGCTATGGAAGTTCTCAACCAAAGTCCCCTCAGATACTGAGCACATCTCAGCTCATCTCGGCTATAGGCCTGATATGGGATTCTGCCAGTCGCCCGCTTTCGGTTTTACTTTCGAAGGAAACTGTGAATCAGGATGATAAAGGATTCCAGAAAGAGAAAATTCTGGATAGCGTTGATGAGAGAAAAAATGATTTGGTATATGCTTCAACCGACATTAAGTACTATCCTGTTACTGAGGGAGGTGCACAGATTGTGCAGGGAAAATTGGATTTCCCTAAGGTAATGCAGAAGATATCAGTACTTGACTCTTCTAATGAAAGTCAAGATTATATTGATTCTTTATTCAAGAGGTGTTTGCTGGCTAGTGATAAAACTACAAATAAAGATTGGAAAGAAATGGAACTTAGGAGGGAGGAAATGTCTTGTAAATCAGGAAATGTATATTGGTGGGTAGGTAGGAATATTACTAAGGCGCTAAATTGTCAAGTGGATGTTGCCCAACCTGAGATCCCGGAATCTAATGCTCCAGTTGCTGGGGGTAACATTTCAGTAGATACAAGCACCCCTGCATTGGCTAATGAGAGTGACGTGTCTAGTCCTAATTCAATCACACATGAAACTCAATCATTATATAATGCTGCAACTCTGAACACAAGAATAGTTAGCCCTCTTTGTTCAGACTATTTTCTTCAAGCTGTGCCTGATACTTGTCAGATCCTTTCTTCTAGTATCTGTGCGGACTATCATATTAACTCTCTAGCTTCATATAATAGTGCTTCTAATCAGTGCCAACATGAGATTGATGATAACAAATCTCTGGAAATCCAAAGAAGGCATTTCTTGGATATAGCTGATGATGAACCTAAGGTTCAGACCTCTGCAACCCATCTAAAACCTTGTAATTACCAAGCCAAGCAAGAACATGTTTTTTCTGGGGCGTTAGCTGGTATATGTGTCAGCCTTTGTCTGCATCCTGTTGACACAATTAAGACAGTCATTCAAGCATGCCGTGCTGAACACAGGTCCATCTTTTACATTGGGAAGTCAATTGTTTCTGATAGAG GTTTGCTTGGACTGTATCGTGGAATTACCACAAACATTGCATGTTCAGCTCCAATTTCTGCAGTTTATACTTTCTCCTATGAATCAGTTAAAGCAGCTTTGCTTCCTCATCTTCCAAAG GAGTATTATTCTTTTGCCCATTGCATGGGAGGTGGTTGTGCAAGCATTGCCACCTCTTTCATTTTTACTCCCAGTGAGCGAATAAAGCAGCAGATGCAAGTTGGTTCTCATTATCGCAACTGCTG GGATGTATTGGTTGGAATTATCAGAAATGGTGGTTTTTCCTCCCTATATGCAGGTTGGAGAGCTGTACTATGCCGGAACGTTCCACATTCAATTATCAAG TTTTACACATATGAAAGCTTGAAGCAAGTGATGCCATCTAGTATTCAACCCAACACATTTCAGACTGTGAGTTAA
- the LOC114413378 gene encoding uncharacterized protein LOC114413378 isoform X5 gives MSGCNKSPKNGQQSFKYWRIQHGGASSEAVLSCVDYSPSLSTNENKQCYGSSQPKSPQILSTSQLISAIGLIWDSASRPLSVLLSKETVNQDDKGFQKEKILDSVDERKNDLVYASTDIKYYPVTEGGAQIVQGKLDFPKVMQKISVLDSSNESQDYIDSLFKRCLLASDKTTNKDWKEMELRREEMSCKSGNVYWWVGRNITKALNCQVDVAQPEIPESNAPVAGGNISVDTSTPALANESDVSSPNSITHETQSLYNAATLNTRIVSPLCSDYFLQAVPDTCQILSSSICADYHINSLASYNSASNQCQHEIDDNKSLEIQRRHFLDIADDEPKVQTSATHLKPCNYQAKQEHVFSGALAGICVSLCLHPVDTIKTVIQACRAEHRSIFYIGKSIVSDRGLLGLYRGITTNIACSAPISAVYTFSYESVKAALLPHLPKEYYSFAHCMGGGCASIATSFIFTPSERIKQQMQVGSHYRNCWDVLVGIIRNGGFSSLYAGWRAVLCRNVPHSIIKGGLHEVLIVCVQQSLMQSC, from the exons ATGTCTGGATGCAATAAATCACCCAAAAATGGTCAACAATCATTCAAATATTGGCGGATTCAACACGGAGGGGCATCCTCTGAGGCCGTTCTTTCTTGTGTAGATTATTCGCCATCTCTTTCCACCAATGAGAACAAGCAATGCTATGGAAGTTCTCAACCAAAGTCCCCTCAGATACTGAGCACATCTCAGCTCATCTCGGCTATAGGCCTGATATGGGATTCTGCCAGTCGCCCGCTTTCGGTTTTACTTTCGAAGGAAACTGTGAATCAGGATGATAAAGGATTCCAGAAAGAGAAAATTCTGGATAGCGTTGATGAGAGAAAAAATGATTTGGTATATGCTTCAACCGACATTAAGTACTATCCTGTTACTGAGGGAGGTGCACAGATTGTGCAGGGAAAATTGGATTTCCCTAAGGTAATGCAGAAGATATCAGTACTTGACTCTTCTAATGAAAGTCAAGATTATATTGATTCTTTATTCAAGAGGTGTTTGCTGGCTAGTGATAAAACTACAAATAAAGATTGGAAAGAAATGGAACTTAGGAGGGAGGAAATGTCTTGTAAATCAGGAAATGTATATTGGTGGGTAGGTAGGAATATTACTAAGGCGCTAAATTGTCAAGTGGATGTTGCCCAACCTGAGATCCCGGAATCTAATGCTCCAGTTGCTGGGGGTAACATTTCAGTAGATACAAGCACCCCTGCATTGGCTAATGAGAGTGACGTGTCTAGTCCTAATTCAATCACACATGAAACTCAATCATTATATAATGCTGCAACTCTGAACACAAGAATAGTTAGCCCTCTTTGTTCAGACTATTTTCTTCAAGCTGTGCCTGATACTTGTCAGATCCTTTCTTCTAGTATCTGTGCGGACTATCATATTAACTCTCTAGCTTCATATAATAGTGCTTCTAATCAGTGCCAACATGAGATTGATGATAACAAATCTCTGGAAATCCAAAGAAGGCATTTCTTGGATATAGCTGATGATGAACCTAAGGTTCAGACCTCTGCAACCCATCTAAAACCTTGTAATTACCAAGCCAAGCAAGAACATGTTTTTTCTGGGGCGTTAGCTGGTATATGTGTCAGCCTTTGTCTGCATCCTGTTGACACAATTAAGACAGTCATTCAAGCATGCCGTGCTGAACACAGGTCCATCTTTTACATTGGGAAGTCAATTGTTTCTGATAGAG GTTTGCTTGGACTGTATCGTGGAATTACCACAAACATTGCATGTTCAGCTCCAATTTCTGCAGTTTATACTTTCTCCTATGAATCAGTTAAAGCAGCTTTGCTTCCTCATCTTCCAAAG GAGTATTATTCTTTTGCCCATTGCATGGGAGGTGGTTGTGCAAGCATTGCCACCTCTTTCATTTTTACTCCCAGTGAGCGAATAAAGCAGCAGATGCAAGTTGGTTCTCATTATCGCAACTGCTG GGATGTATTGGTTGGAATTATCAGAAATGGTGGTTTTTCCTCCCTATATGCAGGTTGGAGAGCTGTACTATGCCGGAACGTTCCACATTCAATTATCAAG GGGGGTTTGCATGAGGTTTTGATAGTGTGTGTCCAACAGTCCCTCATGCAGTCATGCtga
- the LOC114413378 gene encoding uncharacterized protein LOC114413378 isoform X2, with translation MSGCNKSPKNGQQSFKYWRIQHGGASSEAVLSCVDYSPSLSTNENKQCYGSSQPKSPQILSTSQLISAIGLIWDSASRPLSVLLSKETVNQDDKGFQKEKILDSVDERKNDLVYASTDIKYYPVTEGGAQIVQGKLDFPKVMQKISVLDSSNESQDYIDSLFKRCLLASDKTTNKDWKEMELRREEMSCKSGNVYWWVGRNITKALNCQVDVAQPEIPESNAPVAGGNISVDTSTPALANESDVSSPNSITHETQSLYNAATLNTRIVSPLCSDYFLQAVPDTCQILSSSICADYHINSLASYNSASNQCQHEIDDNKSLEIQRRHFLDIADDEPKVQTSATHLKPCNYQAKQEHVFSGALAGICVSLCLHPVDTIKTVIQACRAEHRSIFYIGKSIVSDRGLLGLYRGITTNIACSAPISAVYTFSYESVKAALLPHLPKEYYSFAHCMGGGCASIATSFIFTPSERIKQQMQVGSHYRNCCSCKISVWFGHVKYIFPVKRCLLCLWMYWLELSEMVVFPPYMQVGELYYAGTFHIQLSRGVCMRF, from the exons ATGTCTGGATGCAATAAATCACCCAAAAATGGTCAACAATCATTCAAATATTGGCGGATTCAACACGGAGGGGCATCCTCTGAGGCCGTTCTTTCTTGTGTAGATTATTCGCCATCTCTTTCCACCAATGAGAACAAGCAATGCTATGGAAGTTCTCAACCAAAGTCCCCTCAGATACTGAGCACATCTCAGCTCATCTCGGCTATAGGCCTGATATGGGATTCTGCCAGTCGCCCGCTTTCGGTTTTACTTTCGAAGGAAACTGTGAATCAGGATGATAAAGGATTCCAGAAAGAGAAAATTCTGGATAGCGTTGATGAGAGAAAAAATGATTTGGTATATGCTTCAACCGACATTAAGTACTATCCTGTTACTGAGGGAGGTGCACAGATTGTGCAGGGAAAATTGGATTTCCCTAAGGTAATGCAGAAGATATCAGTACTTGACTCTTCTAATGAAAGTCAAGATTATATTGATTCTTTATTCAAGAGGTGTTTGCTGGCTAGTGATAAAACTACAAATAAAGATTGGAAAGAAATGGAACTTAGGAGGGAGGAAATGTCTTGTAAATCAGGAAATGTATATTGGTGGGTAGGTAGGAATATTACTAAGGCGCTAAATTGTCAAGTGGATGTTGCCCAACCTGAGATCCCGGAATCTAATGCTCCAGTTGCTGGGGGTAACATTTCAGTAGATACAAGCACCCCTGCATTGGCTAATGAGAGTGACGTGTCTAGTCCTAATTCAATCACACATGAAACTCAATCATTATATAATGCTGCAACTCTGAACACAAGAATAGTTAGCCCTCTTTGTTCAGACTATTTTCTTCAAGCTGTGCCTGATACTTGTCAGATCCTTTCTTCTAGTATCTGTGCGGACTATCATATTAACTCTCTAGCTTCATATAATAGTGCTTCTAATCAGTGCCAACATGAGATTGATGATAACAAATCTCTGGAAATCCAAAGAAGGCATTTCTTGGATATAGCTGATGATGAACCTAAGGTTCAGACCTCTGCAACCCATCTAAAACCTTGTAATTACCAAGCCAAGCAAGAACATGTTTTTTCTGGGGCGTTAGCTGGTATATGTGTCAGCCTTTGTCTGCATCCTGTTGACACAATTAAGACAGTCATTCAAGCATGCCGTGCTGAACACAGGTCCATCTTTTACATTGGGAAGTCAATTGTTTCTGATAGAG GTTTGCTTGGACTGTATCGTGGAATTACCACAAACATTGCATGTTCAGCTCCAATTTCTGCAGTTTATACTTTCTCCTATGAATCAGTTAAAGCAGCTTTGCTTCCTCATCTTCCAAAG GAGTATTATTCTTTTGCCCATTGCATGGGAGGTGGTTGTGCAAGCATTGCCACCTCTTTCATTTTTACTCCCAGTGAGCGAATAAAGCAGCAGATGCAAGTTGGTTCTCATTATCGCAACTGCTG CTCTTGTAAAATTTCTGTGTGGTTTGGTCATGTCAAATATATATTTCCTGTCAAGAGATGCTTGTTATGTCTGT GGATGTATTGGTTGGAATTATCAGAAATGGTGGTTTTTCCTCCCTATATGCAGGTTGGAGAGCTGTACTATGCCGGAACGTTCCACATTCAATTATCAAG GGGGGTTTGCATGAGGTTTTGA